From Microbacterium croceum, a single genomic window includes:
- the hisG gene encoding ATP phosphoribosyltransferase, whose protein sequence is MLRIAVPNKGSLSETAAEMLAEAGYAGRRDPKTLHVVDADNDVEFFFLRPKDIATYVGSGAIDVGITGRDLLLDARMPGAREIEALGFAGSTFRFAAPSGRYTDVSELDGLRIATSYPGLVDAFLDERGIAVDLVPLDGAVESAVRLGVADAVADVVETGTTLRQAGLDVFGPVILQSEAVLIAGPVDADGAETLLRRLRGVMVARRFVMIDYDLPLALLDDAVKIAGGVESPTVSPLRDPDWVAVRVMVARARVNPVMDALYALGARAILVTAIHNARL, encoded by the coding sequence ATGCTGCGCATCGCCGTTCCCAACAAGGGCTCTCTCTCCGAGACCGCCGCTGAGATGCTCGCGGAAGCCGGCTACGCCGGTCGTCGCGACCCCAAGACCCTCCACGTCGTCGACGCGGACAACGACGTCGAGTTCTTCTTCCTGCGCCCGAAGGACATCGCCACCTACGTCGGCTCCGGTGCCATCGACGTCGGCATCACCGGTCGCGACCTGCTGCTCGACGCGCGGATGCCCGGTGCCCGCGAGATCGAGGCGCTGGGCTTCGCCGGCTCCACGTTCCGCTTCGCCGCGCCGTCCGGCCGCTACACGGACGTGTCCGAGCTCGACGGGCTGCGCATCGCCACGTCCTACCCGGGTCTCGTCGACGCATTCCTCGATGAACGCGGGATCGCGGTCGACCTCGTTCCGCTCGATGGCGCGGTCGAGTCGGCCGTGCGTCTCGGCGTGGCGGATGCCGTCGCCGACGTGGTCGAGACCGGCACCACGCTGCGCCAGGCCGGACTCGACGTGTTCGGTCCTGTGATCCTGCAGTCCGAGGCCGTCCTCATCGCCGGTCCCGTCGACGCCGATGGCGCGGAGACGCTGTTGCGCCGTCTGCGCGGAGTCATGGTCGCCCGCCGCTTCGTGATGATCGACTACGACCTCCCACTCGCCCTGCTCGACGACGCCGTGAAGATCGCGGGTGGCGTCGAGTCGCCGACCGTCTCTCCGCTGCGCGACCCCGACTGGGTCGCCGTGCGCGTCATGGTGGCGCGGGCACGCGTCAATCCGGTGATGGATGCGCTGTACGCGCTCGGCGCGCGGGCCATCCTGGTCACCGCCATCCACAACGCGAGGCTCTGA
- a CDS encoding phosphoribosyl-ATP diphosphatase, with translation MKTFDELFAELSVKAETRPEGSGTVAELDGGVHTIGKKIVEEAAEVWMASEYESDEAAAEEISQLLYHVQVMMIAKGLSLQDVYRHL, from the coding sequence GTGAAGACTTTCGACGAGCTGTTCGCTGAGCTCAGCGTCAAGGCCGAGACCCGCCCTGAGGGATCCGGCACGGTCGCCGAGCTCGACGGCGGTGTGCACACGATCGGCAAGAAGATCGTCGAAGAGGCCGCCGAGGTCTGGATGGCATCCGAGTACGAGTCCGATGAGGCAGCCGCTGAGGAGATCTCCCAGCTGCTGTACCACGTGCAGGTGATGATGATCGCGAAGGGTCTCAGCCTGCAGGACGTCTACCGACATCTGTGA
- the rpe gene encoding ribulose-phosphate 3-epimerase has product MDLPRAPRINPSILAADFVNMQAELARIATADFAHVDVMDNHFVPNLTFGPQMVERIQATSPIPLDVHLMITDPDRWAPEYAEIGAASVTFHLEAAADPVSLARRLRDIGARAGVAIKPGTPVEGLYSVLEEFDQILVMTVEPGFGGQGFLPETMPKLRALADEVRRRGSQVWLQVDGGISDATIEQAAAAGADTFVAGSAIYGADDIEAAVTRLRDRARAASLEG; this is encoded by the coding sequence ATGGATCTGCCCCGCGCGCCCCGCATCAACCCCAGCATCCTCGCTGCGGACTTCGTCAACATGCAGGCGGAACTCGCCCGCATCGCGACGGCGGACTTCGCTCACGTCGACGTCATGGACAACCATTTCGTGCCGAATCTGACGTTCGGGCCGCAGATGGTCGAGCGCATCCAGGCGACCAGCCCTATCCCGCTCGACGTGCATCTGATGATCACCGATCCGGACCGCTGGGCACCGGAGTATGCGGAGATCGGCGCGGCGAGTGTCACCTTCCATCTCGAGGCCGCGGCCGACCCGGTGTCGCTGGCCCGGCGTCTGCGTGACATCGGAGCGCGTGCCGGTGTCGCCATCAAGCCGGGCACCCCTGTCGAGGGACTGTACAGCGTGCTGGAGGAGTTCGACCAGATCCTGGTGATGACGGTGGAACCGGGCTTCGGCGGGCAGGGGTTCCTGCCCGAGACCATGCCGAAGCTGCGCGCGCTGGCCGACGAGGTCCGGCGCCGCGGATCCCAGGTCTGGCTGCAGGTCGACGGCGGCATCTCAGACGCCACGATCGAGCAGGCCGCCGCGGCCGGCGCGGATACCTTCGTCGCCGGATCCGCGATCTACGGCGCCGACGACATCGAGGCGGCCGTCACTCGGCTCAGGGACCGCGCGCGAGCCGCTAGCCTGGAGGGGTGA